Proteins encoded in a region of the Streptomyces sp. PCS3-D2 genome:
- a CDS encoding ubiquitin-like protein Pup has translation MATKDTGGGQQKATRSTEEVEEAAVEESTDLKERQEKLSDDVDSVLDEIDDVLEENAEDFVRSFVQKGGE, from the coding sequence ATGGCGACCAAGGACACCGGCGGCGGACAGCAGAAGGCGACGCGCTCGACCGAGGAGGTCGAGGAGGCCGCGGTCGAGGAATCGACCGACCTCAAGGAGCGCCAGGAAAAGCTCTCCGACGACGTCGACTCCGTACTTGACGAGATTGACGATGTACTCGAGGAAAACGCGGAGGACTTCGTTCGGAGCTTCGTACAAAAAGGCGGCGAGTGA
- the dop gene encoding depupylase/deamidase Dop: protein MTVRRVMGIETEYGISVPGHPNANAMLTSSQIVNAYAAAMHRARRARWDFEEENPLRDARGFDLAREAADSSQLTDEDIGLANVILTNGARLYVDHAHPEYSSPEITNPLDAVLWDKAGERIMAEAAVRAAQLPGAQPIHLYKNNTDNKGASYGTHENYLMKRETPFSEIVRHLTPFFVSRQVVTGAGRVGIGQDGREHGFQISQRADYFEVEVGLETTLKRPIINTRDEPHSDAEKYRRLHVIIGDANLSEISTYLKLGTTALVLSMIEDGFIGVDLAVDQPVRTLHHVSHDPGLKYLITLRSGRTLTAVQLQMEYFELARKYVDERFGSDADEQTKDVLARWEDVLGRLESDPMSLSGELDWIAKREILEGYRRRDGLDWDAARLHLVDLQYSDVRPEKGLYNRLVARGKMKRLVDESAVERAQSKPPEDTRAYFRGRCLEQYADDVAAASWDSVIFDLPGRDSLQRVPTLEPLRGTRNHVKELLDRCRTAEDLVRVLSGQ, encoded by the coding sequence GATCGTCAACGCCTACGCGGCGGCGATGCACCGGGCGCGGCGCGCCCGCTGGGACTTCGAGGAGGAGAACCCGCTGCGGGACGCCCGCGGCTTCGACCTCGCCCGCGAGGCCGCCGACAGCAGCCAGCTGACCGACGAGGACATCGGCCTCGCCAACGTCATCCTGACGAACGGCGCACGTCTCTACGTCGACCACGCGCACCCCGAGTACAGCTCCCCGGAGATCACCAACCCGCTGGACGCCGTGCTCTGGGACAAGGCCGGCGAGCGGATCATGGCCGAGGCCGCCGTACGGGCCGCCCAGCTGCCCGGGGCCCAGCCGATCCACCTCTACAAGAACAACACCGACAACAAGGGCGCCTCCTACGGCACGCACGAGAACTACCTGATGAAGCGGGAGACCCCCTTCTCGGAGATCGTGCGCCACCTGACCCCCTTCTTCGTCTCGCGCCAGGTCGTGACCGGGGCGGGACGCGTGGGCATCGGCCAGGACGGCCGCGAGCACGGCTTCCAGATCAGCCAGCGTGCGGACTACTTCGAGGTCGAGGTCGGCCTGGAGACCACCCTGAAGCGGCCCATCATCAACACCCGGGACGAGCCGCACTCCGACGCCGAGAAGTACCGCCGGCTCCACGTGATCATCGGCGACGCGAACCTCTCGGAGATCTCCACCTACCTCAAGCTGGGCACCACGGCGCTCGTCCTGTCCATGATCGAGGACGGGTTCATCGGCGTCGACCTGGCCGTCGACCAGCCCGTACGCACCCTCCACCACGTCTCCCACGACCCCGGACTGAAGTACCTGATCACGCTGCGCAGCGGCCGGACACTGACCGCCGTGCAGCTCCAGATGGAGTACTTCGAGCTGGCCAGGAAGTACGTGGACGAGCGTTTCGGCTCGGACGCGGACGAGCAGACCAAGGATGTCCTCGCCCGCTGGGAGGACGTGCTGGGCCGGCTGGAGAGCGACCCCATGAGCCTGTCGGGGGAGCTGGACTGGATCGCCAAGCGGGAGATCCTGGAGGGCTACCGGCGCCGGGACGGTCTCGACTGGGACGCGGCGCGGCTGCACCTGGTGGACCTCCAGTACTCGGACGTACGGCCCGAGAAGGGCCTCTACAACCGCCTGGTGGCCCGCGGCAAGATGAAGCGGCTGGTGGACGAGTCCGCGGTGGAGCGGGCTCAGAGCAAGCCTCCGGAGGACACCCGGGCCTACTTCCGCGGCCGCTGCCTGGAGCAGTACGCGGACGACGTGGCCGCGGCCTCGTGGGACTCGGTGATCTTCGATCTCCCGGGCCGGGACTCGCTCCAGCGGGTCCCGACGCTGGAACCCCTGCGGGGGACCCGCAACCACGTCAAGGAGCTCCTGGACCGCTGCCGCACGGCGGAGGACCTGGTCCGGGTGCTTTCGGGGCAGTGA
- the prcB gene encoding proteasome subunit beta → MEANNRGTGRLPAAFLTPGSSSFMDFLGAHSPEMLPGNRKLPEGVVEAPHGTTIVAATFPGGVVLAGDRRATMGNMIAQRDIEKVFPADEYSAVGIAGTAGLAVEMVKLFQLELEHFEKVEGTTLSLEGKANRLSTMIRSNLGMAMQGLAVVPLFAGYDEAKEKGRIFSYDVTGGRSEEHGYAATGSGSIFARGSMKKLYRPDLTEEQATTLVVQALYDAADDDSATGGPDLYRHIYPIVTVITDEGFRRLGEDESQALARSVTDRRLEQPDGPRAALL, encoded by the coding sequence GTGGAAGCCAACAATCGTGGCACAGGGCGTCTACCGGCAGCCTTCCTGACGCCGGGGTCGTCGTCCTTCATGGACTTCCTGGGCGCGCACTCGCCCGAGATGCTGCCCGGCAACCGCAAGCTGCCGGAGGGTGTCGTCGAGGCGCCGCACGGGACGACCATCGTGGCCGCCACCTTCCCCGGCGGGGTCGTGCTCGCCGGCGACCGGCGGGCGACCATGGGGAACATGATCGCGCAGCGGGACATCGAGAAGGTGTTCCCGGCCGACGAGTACTCCGCTGTCGGCATCGCCGGTACGGCCGGCCTGGCCGTGGAGATGGTCAAGCTGTTCCAGTTGGAGCTGGAGCACTTCGAGAAGGTGGAGGGGACGACCCTCTCCCTGGAGGGCAAGGCCAACCGGCTCTCCACCATGATCCGGAGCAACCTCGGCATGGCCATGCAGGGCCTGGCCGTGGTGCCCCTCTTCGCCGGCTACGACGAGGCCAAGGAGAAGGGCCGGATCTTCTCCTACGACGTCACCGGCGGCCGTTCCGAGGAGCACGGCTACGCGGCGACCGGGTCCGGTTCGATCTTCGCGCGGGGCTCGATGAAGAAGCTCTACCGCCCTGACCTGACCGAGGAGCAGGCCACCACGCTGGTGGTGCAGGCGCTCTACGACGCCGCCGACGACGACTCGGCGACCGGTGGGCCGGACCTGTACCGCCACATCTATCCGATCGTCACCGTCATCACCGACGAGGGCTTCCGCAGGCTGGGCGAGGACGAGTCGCAGGCGCTCGCCCGGTCTGTCACCGAT
- a CDS encoding endonuclease VII domain-containing protein: MPHGTKWCRGCARDLPLSGFASDRNRSDGLQPRCRECVAAYSAEHYRRRQAAEGKSVREHVEVPAGHKLCRLCGEIKPHSEWHKNASASDGLSTRCKACRTALGRADHLKRSYGMTEADRDEMVAAQGGLCCICLKAPAVHVDHCHKTGRVRGVLCFNCNTAIGKLGDDPDAARRVVSYLEGHAWKPTIVAQGVYRQPS; encoded by the coding sequence ATGCCTCATGGAACGAAGTGGTGTCGTGGCTGCGCCCGCGACCTGCCACTGAGCGGATTCGCTTCGGATCGGAATCGAAGCGATGGGCTCCAGCCCAGATGTCGTGAATGCGTGGCGGCGTACAGTGCGGAGCACTACAGGCGCCGCCAGGCAGCCGAGGGTAAATCCGTCAGGGAGCACGTGGAGGTGCCGGCGGGGCACAAGCTGTGCCGACTGTGCGGCGAGATCAAGCCGCACAGCGAATGGCACAAGAACGCAAGTGCTTCTGACGGGTTATCCACTCGATGCAAGGCGTGCCGGACCGCCCTGGGGCGGGCGGACCATCTCAAGCGCTCATATGGCATGACCGAGGCCGATCGGGACGAGATGGTCGCCGCTCAGGGCGGGCTCTGCTGCATCTGTCTCAAGGCTCCGGCCGTACATGTGGATCATTGCCACAAGACGGGTAGGGTCCGAGGCGTACTGTGCTTCAACTGCAACACGGCCATCGGCAAGTTGGGTGACGACCCCGACGCAGCCCGTCGGGTCGTCTCATACTTGGAGGGACACGCGTGGAAGCCAACAATCGTGGCACAGGGCGTCTACCGGCAGCCTTCCTGA